A portion of the Patescibacteria group bacterium genome contains these proteins:
- a CDS encoding phospholipase D-like domain-containing protein has protein sequence MSEQTHDWKFYLTSAEAWEGMLAACEAAKTAIDFEEFIFENDAIGARFADVLSRKAREGVRVRLLLDMVGSIFLLGAPIVNQMRDAGVEVVFFSPVRPWKFLRFKVWLLRDHRKLMVVDRHVGFVGGVCIGDAFAHWRDTQVRIEGNIVVHLQEAFDHMWWTGKKDSEKVFRFPEHRTTEDGFRLLTNAPHARQRFINSTFVDVMRNAKRSLYLTTPYFVPDRKFFRVLRLAARRGTDVRLLVPEKSDHPYVDLASNAHFRKALKSGVRIYRYPKVMIHAKTMVVDDEWCSVGSANLDNLSSFSNYELNLTSTDRRFVEELRNQFLGDIAGAKEVKAEEWRNRPGILKVLEGICLPFGRFF, from the coding sequence ATGTCTGAACAAACTCACGACTGGAAATTCTATCTCACCTCCGCGGAGGCGTGGGAGGGGATGCTCGCGGCTTGTGAGGCGGCAAAGACCGCGATCGATTTTGAGGAGTTTATTTTTGAAAATGATGCGATCGGTGCGCGCTTTGCGGACGTGCTTTCCCGCAAAGCGCGCGAAGGAGTGCGTGTTCGCCTGCTTCTCGATATGGTGGGCAGCATTTTTCTGCTCGGCGCGCCGATCGTGAATCAAATGCGCGACGCAGGTGTCGAGGTGGTCTTTTTCAGCCCCGTCCGCCCTTGGAAATTTCTCCGATTCAAAGTCTGGCTGCTGCGCGACCATCGCAAGCTCATGGTGGTGGATCGTCATGTCGGTTTTGTCGGCGGCGTCTGTATTGGCGATGCTTTTGCACATTGGCGCGATACCCAGGTACGGATCGAGGGGAATATCGTGGTGCATCTACAAGAAGCTTTTGATCATATGTGGTGGACAGGGAAGAAGGATTCAGAAAAAGTCTTTCGTTTTCCGGAGCATCGCACGACCGAAGATGGTTTCCGCTTGCTCACCAATGCGCCCCATGCGCGCCAGCGTTTTATCAACTCCACCTTTGTCGACGTGATGCGCAATGCGAAACGTTCCCTCTACCTCACCACGCCGTATTTCGTGCCCGATCGAAAATTCTTCCGCGTGTTGCGCCTCGCGGCTCGCCGTGGCACCGATGTGCGCCTGTTGGTACCGGAGAAATCCGATCATCCGTATGTCGATCTCGCTTCGAATGCCCACTTCCGAAAAGCCTTGAAATCCGGCGTGCGCATCTATCGGTATCCGAAGGTGATGATCCATGCCAAGACGATGGTGGTGGACGACGAATGGTGTTCGGTTGGCAGTGCAAACCTCGATAACCTCAGTTCTTTTTCCAATTATGAACTAAATCTCACCTCGACCGACCGGCGATTTGTCGAAGAGCTCCGTAACCAATTTTTGGGCGATATCGCCGGCGCAAAAGAGGTGAAAGCTGAAGAGTGGAGGAACCGTCCAGGTATTCTGAAAGTCCTCGAAGGCATCTGTTTGCCGTTCGGTCGGTTTTTTTAG
- the eno gene encoding phosphopyruvate hydratase: MKHIISKIIGREILDSRGNPTVEVDVVLKDGTLGRAAVPSGASTGSHEAVELRDGDAKRYLGKGVLKAVANVNGPLAKALCGKGKGPKKDGWEQRSLDAAMIALDGTPNKGKLGANAILGISMAFARAAAEAEGKALFRYFAMISKTGNQMRLPVPMMNVLNGGKHAEKSTDFQEFMIMPVGMKSFSEALRAGAEIFHTLKKILHSRNLATTVGDEGGFAPSLGTNEAALTVIMEAIAKAGYKAGSEIAIALDCAATELYKAGENGKEGTYLLASENKTLTSAQLVDMYASWCAKYPIVSIEDGLAEDDWAGYELLTKKLGKKVQIVGDDLFVTNIARLKMGIEKKVGNSILIKLNQIGTVSETIDAINMAKKAGYTSIISHRSGETEDSTIADFVVGTGAGQIKTGSLSRSDRVAKYNQLLRIEETLGKKASYPGKAAFKA, from the coding sequence ATGAAGCACATCATTTCCAAGATTATTGGCCGAGAGATCCTCGATTCACGTGGCAACCCGACTGTCGAGGTGGATGTCGTTTTGAAAGACGGAACCCTGGGTCGCGCAGCTGTCCCTTCGGGTGCCTCGACTGGCTCTCATGAAGCAGTCGAGCTTCGCGACGGCGACGCGAAGCGATATCTTGGCAAAGGCGTGCTGAAGGCGGTGGCAAATGTGAACGGTCCTCTGGCCAAGGCGCTCTGCGGAAAAGGCAAGGGTCCGAAAAAGGATGGTTGGGAACAGCGTTCGCTCGACGCAGCCATGATTGCTCTCGATGGCACGCCAAACAAGGGCAAGCTCGGCGCCAATGCCATCCTCGGTATCTCGATGGCTTTTGCTCGCGCGGCGGCTGAAGCAGAGGGCAAGGCACTCTTCCGATATTTTGCGATGATTTCCAAGACCGGCAACCAGATGCGTTTGCCAGTGCCGATGATGAACGTTTTGAACGGCGGCAAGCACGCGGAGAAGTCCACCGACTTTCAAGAGTTCATGATTATGCCAGTTGGGATGAAGTCTTTTAGCGAAGCACTCCGAGCTGGTGCAGAAATCTTCCACACTTTGAAAAAGATTCTTCATTCTCGAAATCTCGCAACTACCGTCGGTGATGAGGGGGGCTTTGCGCCGTCGCTTGGTACCAACGAAGCCGCTTTGACTGTGATCATGGAGGCCATTGCCAAGGCAGGGTACAAGGCGGGCAGTGAGATCGCGATTGCACTTGATTGTGCTGCGACCGAGCTCTACAAGGCCGGCGAAAACGGCAAAGAAGGCACTTATCTCCTCGCGAGCGAAAACAAGACACTCACGAGCGCGCAGCTTGTCGACATGTACGCTTCATGGTGTGCGAAGTATCCGATCGTGTCGATCGAGGATGGTTTGGCGGAAGACGACTGGGCCGGCTACGAACTCCTCACTAAGAAGCTCGGCAAGAAAGTGCAGATTGTCGGTGATGACCTTTTTGTCACCAATATCGCACGCCTCAAAATGGGTATCGAGAAGAAGGTGGGTAATTCTATCTTGATCAAGCTCAATCAGATTGGCACCGTGTCTGAGACTATTGATGCAATCAACATGGCCAAGAAGGCCGGCTACACTTCGATCATCTCTCATCGCTCTGGTGAGACTGAGGATTCGACCATTGCCGACTTCGTGGTGGGTACCGGCGCGGGTCAGATCAAGACCGGCTCGCTCTCTCGCAGTGACCGCGTGGCGAAGTATAATCAGCTTTTGCGAATCGAGGAGACTCTCGGAAAGAAGGCGAGCTATCCGGGGAAGGCGGCGTTTAAGGCTTAA